One part of the Ruegeria sp. AD91A genome encodes these proteins:
- a CDS encoding EamA family transporter, whose protein sequence is MTIQAVLIVLTAAVLHALWNAVVKGAPDKAVVLGLVSLGHAVPALIALPFVGLPVWAAVPFIIGSTLIHWGYYWFLNTAYKHGDLSVVYPISRGMTPILVTVGAIIFAGEFLPPIAWAGIVCISVGIGCLSLAGLGRNTNWIAVAAAFGTGLMIASYSIVDGIGIRLSGNTLGYIAALFVAEIIVAGFIFTTRWQRFVALPKRYVWAGLTGGVISGLAYGLVLYAKTIAPLGVVSALRESSVIFASLIGVMWFGEGPKSNRLLAATIVAIGIVILAMTR, encoded by the coding sequence ATGACAATACAGGCAGTTCTCATCGTATTGACCGCAGCCGTGTTGCACGCGCTCTGGAATGCAGTTGTCAAAGGCGCGCCCGACAAAGCCGTGGTTTTGGGGCTGGTGTCGCTTGGCCACGCTGTGCCTGCGTTGATTGCGTTGCCTTTTGTCGGGTTGCCGGTTTGGGCAGCTGTCCCCTTCATCATCGGTTCGACCCTGATTCACTGGGGTTACTATTGGTTTCTCAACACCGCGTACAAGCACGGTGACCTGTCGGTAGTGTACCCAATCTCACGCGGGATGACGCCAATCCTGGTTACGGTGGGTGCTATCATTTTTGCGGGTGAGTTTCTGCCGCCGATCGCATGGGCCGGTATTGTCTGCATCTCGGTTGGGATCGGGTGTCTTTCCTTGGCCGGGCTGGGCAGAAACACAAACTGGATCGCCGTAGCGGCCGCGTTTGGCACGGGTCTGATGATTGCGTCCTATTCGATCGTGGATGGTATCGGTATCCGGCTTTCCGGAAATACGTTGGGATACATTGCAGCATTGTTCGTTGCCGAGATTATTGTTGCCGGGTTTATCTTCACGACCAGATGGCAGCGTTTCGTTGCACTGCCCAAGCGCTATGTCTGGGCGGGTCTGACAGGCGGCGTCATCTCTGGGCTGGCGTACGGGTTGGTACTCTATGCCAAGACCATTGCGCCCTTGGGCGTGGTATCCGCCCTCCGGGAAAGCTCAGTTATCTTTGCGTCGCTTATTGGTGTGATGTGGTTTGGTGAGGGGCCAAAATCCAACAGGCTTCTTGCAGCGACCATCGTCGCGATCGGAATAGTAATCCTTGCAATGACACGTTGA
- a CDS encoding putative 2-aminoethylphosphonate ABC transporter substrate-binding protein, producing MKHTTSFLAALTIGALTATVAASETELTVYTAVEAEDLARYAETFNQSHPDIKINWVRDSTGIITAKLLAERDNPQADVVWGLAATSLLLLKSEGMLEPYAPAGVEKLDKKFVDGDNPPAWVGMDAWVASVCYNTVEAEKAGLTPPTSWKDLTDPMYKDQVIMPNPNSSGTGFLDVSSWLQMFGEEGGWEYMDALHENIARYTHSGSKPCKLAAAGEIPIGISFAFRGAKSKADGAPLEIIVPSEGVGWDMEATAIVAGTANLEAAQKLVDFTVTKEANEMYNTGYAVVAYPGVAKPVEHFPDGLLDAMIENDFEFAANNRAAILKEWQSRYDGKSEAK from the coding sequence ATGAAACACACGACATCATTTCTCGCGGCTCTGACTATAGGTGCGCTAACGGCAACGGTTGCGGCATCGGAAACTGAATTGACAGTTTATACCGCAGTCGAGGCGGAAGACTTGGCCCGGTACGCCGAAACTTTCAATCAAAGTCACCCTGATATCAAGATCAATTGGGTTCGCGACTCGACCGGCATCATTACGGCGAAATTGCTGGCAGAACGTGATAATCCGCAGGCAGACGTTGTTTGGGGCCTGGCCGCCACGTCGCTGCTGCTGCTGAAATCAGAAGGTATGTTGGAGCCTTATGCGCCGGCTGGTGTGGAAAAGCTGGACAAAAAATTTGTTGATGGCGACAACCCCCCTGCCTGGGTCGGTATGGACGCCTGGGTTGCTTCCGTCTGCTACAATACAGTCGAGGCCGAGAAGGCCGGGTTGACCCCGCCGACTTCCTGGAAGGATCTCACCGACCCAATGTACAAAGATCAGGTGATCATGCCCAACCCGAATTCATCGGGTACAGGGTTCCTCGATGTGTCCAGCTGGTTGCAGATGTTCGGTGAAGAAGGTGGTTGGGAATACATGGATGCGCTGCACGAGAACATTGCACGGTACACCCATTCAGGTTCAAAACCTTGCAAGTTGGCGGCAGCAGGCGAGATCCCTATCGGCATCTCTTTCGCGTTCCGCGGGGCAAAATCCAAAGCCGACGGCGCGCCGCTTGAGATCATCGTGCCTTCTGAAGGCGTAGGCTGGGACATGGAAGCCACCGCAATTGTCGCTGGCACTGCAAATCTGGAGGCCGCACAGAAGCTGGTGGACTTCACGGTCACCAAGGAAGCCAACGAGATGTACAACACCGGCTATGCCGTCGTGGCTTATCCAGGTGTTGCAAAGCCGGTTGAGCACTTCCCAGACGGTCTGCTGGATGCAATGATCGAAAACGATTTTGAGTTTGCCGCCAATAATCGCGCGGCAATCCTGAAGGAATGGCAGTCTCGCTATGACGGAAAGTCGGAAGCGAAGTAA
- a CDS encoding putative 2-aminoethylphosphonate ABC transporter ATP-binding protein, whose amino-acid sequence MLQKTPPGELYLSIQNLWKAFGSFLALKDISLEINEGEFVCFLGPSGCGKTTLLRAIAGLDLQTKGTVMQDGKDVSNLPPSERDFGIVFQSYALFPNLTIEKNIAFGLENTGRSKSDIAVRVNELLNLVGLPEQGKKYPAQLSGGQQQRIALARAIATNPGLLLLDEPLSALDAKVRVHLRHEIKELQRKLGVTTVMVTHDQEEALAMADRIVVMNHGVIEQVGPPTEIYREPANLFVADFIGEMNQIRSQVTKGGRLSVGEKTFACLSHKFNDGTPIIAAIRPEDIIPHEAGYLDTGGNRNCIEVTLDEMEFLGSFWRCRLNNERFGSSELIADFSINAVRRLELEEGRSMVIELPENRLMAFDVPEAEA is encoded by the coding sequence GTGCTTCAGAAAACACCACCCGGTGAACTGTATCTCAGCATCCAGAATTTGTGGAAGGCGTTCGGCAGCTTTCTGGCGCTCAAGGACATCTCTCTTGAAATCAATGAAGGGGAATTTGTCTGCTTTCTAGGCCCGTCCGGTTGCGGTAAGACCACTCTTTTGCGGGCGATTGCCGGATTGGATTTGCAGACAAAGGGTACGGTCATGCAGGATGGCAAGGACGTATCCAATCTCCCCCCGTCCGAACGGGATTTCGGGATTGTGTTTCAGTCCTACGCTCTGTTCCCGAACCTGACGATTGAAAAGAACATCGCCTTTGGCCTTGAAAACACCGGCCGCAGCAAATCGGATATCGCTGTTCGGGTAAACGAACTCTTGAATCTGGTTGGTTTGCCGGAACAGGGCAAGAAATATCCAGCGCAATTGTCAGGTGGTCAGCAGCAACGGATTGCACTGGCCCGCGCCATCGCGACCAACCCGGGTCTTTTGCTTCTGGATGAGCCGTTATCGGCGCTGGACGCCAAAGTGCGCGTTCATCTGCGGCATGAGATCAAGGAGTTGCAGCGAAAGCTGGGTGTGACCACCGTGATGGTGACCCACGATCAGGAAGAAGCGCTGGCCATGGCAGACCGGATCGTGGTCATGAATCATGGTGTGATCGAACAGGTGGGGCCTCCCACCGAAATCTACCGGGAGCCGGCCAATCTGTTTGTCGCCGACTTTATCGGTGAAATGAACCAGATCCGGTCGCAGGTTACCAAAGGCGGACGATTGAGCGTCGGGGAAAAGACCTTTGCCTGCCTTAGCCACAAATTCAACGATGGGACCCCGATCATCGCAGCTATTCGACCCGAAGATATCATCCCTCATGAAGCTGGTTACCTGGACACAGGTGGCAATCGGAACTGCATAGAGGTCACGCTTGATGAGATGGAGTTCCTGGGTTCGTTCTGGCGCTGCCGATTGAACAACGAGAGGTTCGGATCATCGGAACTAATCGCGGATTTCTCGATCAACGCTGTACGTCGTCTTGAGCTGGAAGAAGGGCGCAGCATGGTGATTGAGCTCCCCGAAAACCGCCTTATGGCTTTTGACGTCCCGGAGGCTGAGGCATGA
- a CDS encoding putative 2-aminoethylphosphonate ABC transporter permease subunit, whose translation MSSLSTNQGTLPVGPDIKPKLSRDDILMRGSMMVIALYLVVTLALPLYTMLSKSFSTYRIELSQYEFLVSDDAGVFDGTILSADELNRQLRVFSDTDLVTGSDGRLPVTGLFPDFSFRSPVMYKIRNTTDTGRFLVGSTLNEGADWVELDSNTFRRVQMRPVQSRGLDNFINYFSTPALFNSIKNSLWISVVSTIVTVTLAFWFAYALNRSCMRFKGVFRLIAMAPILVPSLLPGIALVYLFGNQGMIKELLFGASIYGPIGIVIGSVFFTFPHAFLIISTALAISDARLYEAAASLRSTPWRTFWTVTIPGARYGLISAAFVVFNLVITDFGLPKVIGGQFNVLAVDIYKQVIGQQNFEMGAVVSVVLVIPAILAFAIDRMVQSKQVAQLSARSVPYQPTPNPKADRIFLIYCSLVGLFIVGLLAVCQFAALIKFWPYDLSLSLKNYQFNRMDGGGWGSYFNSIKLALLTAVIGTTVVFFGAYLVEKSNGFRTGRSIFQMFAMLPMAIPGMVLGLSYIFFFNNPSNPLNGIYGTMAILVICTVTHFYTVSHLTAVTALKQMDREFESVSSSLKQPTMKLFARVTVPVCLPAVLDISIYLFVNAMTTVSAVVFLYSPKTTLASIAVLNMDDAGDIAPAAAMGMMIFYTNAAARIVHLIASKGILKRTQAWRSR comes from the coding sequence ATGAGCTCGCTTTCGACCAACCAAGGCACCTTGCCTGTCGGGCCGGACATCAAGCCAAAGCTCAGCCGCGACGACATCCTGATGCGCGGAAGCATGATGGTGATCGCGCTGTATCTGGTGGTGACGTTGGCGTTGCCACTTTACACGATGCTCTCCAAGTCGTTCTCGACCTATCGGATAGAACTGTCCCAGTATGAGTTTCTGGTAAGTGACGATGCAGGCGTATTCGATGGAACGATCCTGTCGGCTGACGAACTGAACAGGCAATTGAGGGTCTTTTCCGACACTGATCTGGTGACGGGCTCGGACGGACGTTTGCCTGTGACCGGACTCTTCCCTGATTTCAGCTTTCGCAGCCCGGTCATGTACAAGATCCGTAACACAACGGATACCGGGCGCTTTCTGGTCGGGTCGACTTTGAATGAAGGCGCCGATTGGGTCGAGCTTGATTCCAACACGTTCCGCCGGGTGCAAATGCGGCCGGTCCAGTCGCGAGGACTGGACAATTTCATCAACTACTTCTCGACACCGGCACTGTTCAATTCGATCAAGAACTCTCTTTGGATTTCGGTTGTCAGCACCATTGTAACGGTGACGCTGGCGTTTTGGTTCGCCTATGCGCTGAACCGAAGCTGCATGCGGTTCAAAGGCGTTTTTCGCCTCATTGCCATGGCACCGATCCTGGTTCCGTCGCTCTTGCCGGGCATCGCGTTGGTCTACCTTTTCGGCAACCAGGGGATGATCAAGGAGTTGCTGTTTGGTGCCAGCATTTACGGCCCCATCGGCATCGTGATCGGATCGGTTTTCTTTACCTTTCCGCACGCATTCCTGATCATATCGACCGCGCTCGCGATATCTGACGCGCGCCTGTATGAAGCTGCTGCCAGCTTGCGGTCGACGCCATGGCGAACCTTCTGGACCGTAACGATACCCGGGGCCCGCTATGGGCTGATCTCAGCGGCCTTTGTTGTTTTCAATCTGGTGATCACCGATTTCGGTCTACCCAAGGTCATCGGCGGTCAATTCAACGTGCTTGCAGTGGATATTTACAAACAGGTGATCGGTCAGCAGAATTTTGAGATGGGCGCTGTGGTATCGGTGGTTCTTGTCATCCCGGCCATCCTGGCATTTGCCATCGACCGGATGGTTCAGTCCAAGCAGGTGGCGCAGCTTTCGGCGCGTTCTGTGCCGTATCAGCCGACTCCAAACCCAAAGGCTGATCGCATATTCCTGATCTACTGCAGCTTGGTCGGCCTGTTCATCGTCGGTCTTCTGGCTGTGTGTCAGTTTGCGGCGCTGATCAAGTTCTGGCCGTACGATCTGAGCCTGAGCCTCAAGAACTATCAGTTCAACAGAATGGACGGCGGCGGCTGGGGATCGTATTTCAACTCGATCAAACTGGCGTTGCTGACGGCGGTTATCGGCACGACAGTTGTGTTCTTCGGAGCTTACTTGGTGGAAAAATCGAACGGGTTCAGAACCGGTCGGTCGATTTTCCAGATGTTTGCGATGCTGCCGATGGCGATCCCGGGCATGGTATTGGGGCTGTCGTACATCTTCTTCTTCAACAACCCATCCAACCCGTTGAATGGGATTTACGGCACGATGGCGATCTTGGTGATTTGTACAGTGACCCACTTCTACACCGTGTCGCACCTGACGGCCGTCACTGCGCTCAAGCAAATGGACAGAGAATTTGAGTCGGTGTCGTCTTCGCTCAAACAACCAACGATGAAGCTGTTTGCACGGGTAACGGTTCCGGTTTGCCTGCCAGCGGTTTTGGATATCTCAATCTATTTGTTCGTCAACGCGATGACGACCGTGTCGGCAGTGGTGTTTCTTTATTCTCCCAAAACGACGCTTGCGTCCATCGCGGTGCTGAACATGGATGATGCCGGGGATATCGCACCGGCGGCGGCAATGGGTATGATGATCTTTTACACCAACGCTGCTGCCCGGATCGTTCATCTGATTGCTTCAAAAGGCATTCTGAAGCGCACTCAGGCTTGGCGAAGCAGGTAG
- a CDS encoding LysR substrate-binding domain-containing protein, translating into MRHSQLKAFHYVAKHGGFSRAAEALFLTQPAISEQVRKLEQDHDLLLFQRERKRVNLTPEGEQLYQFTKQYFEIEDQIEDYLSETKAAIDGELRIIADSAHHMTSFLGSFQKKYPKITITVRSGNTEEILEELRSYNAEIGVVGSLSPGKDMDVLNLGSTEIVAFAAQGVLLASKPSLSLEELADQPLVFREHGSKTRQKLEEEAERRGITLNPAIVAEGREAVRELVASGAGIGFVSEAEYGHDDRLRQIKLTGVKLQMGESMISLSQRRNVKIIRAFMDFAQRALEEKSPAADT; encoded by the coding sequence ATGCGGCACAGCCAGCTCAAAGCCTTTCATTACGTGGCCAAACATGGCGGGTTTTCCCGCGCGGCCGAGGCACTTTTTCTGACGCAGCCGGCGATTTCCGAACAGGTTCGAAAGCTGGAACAGGATCACGACCTGTTGTTGTTTCAGCGCGAACGAAAACGCGTGAACCTCACCCCCGAAGGCGAACAGCTTTACCAGTTCACAAAGCAGTATTTTGAGATCGAAGATCAGATCGAGGACTACCTCTCGGAAACCAAGGCCGCGATCGACGGGGAATTGCGGATCATTGCCGACTCAGCGCATCACATGACGTCTTTCCTGGGTTCGTTTCAAAAGAAGTATCCCAAAATCACCATCACCGTGCGGTCCGGAAACACCGAAGAAATTCTGGAAGAACTTCGGTCGTACAACGCAGAGATCGGCGTTGTTGGCAGCTTGTCTCCTGGCAAGGATATGGATGTGTTGAATCTGGGGTCCACTGAAATCGTGGCCTTCGCCGCGCAAGGTGTGCTTTTGGCATCCAAACCTTCGCTTTCTTTGGAAGAGTTGGCCGATCAGCCGCTAGTTTTCAGAGAGCATGGGTCAAAAACACGTCAGAAACTGGAAGAAGAAGCCGAAAGGCGCGGTATCACGTTGAATCCTGCAATCGTTGCGGAAGGGCGCGAGGCCGTTCGCGAGCTTGTAGCCTCGGGTGCGGGCATCGGATTTGTCTCTGAAGCAGAGTATGGGCACGATGATCGGTTGCGGCAAATCAAGCTGACAGGCGTGAAGTTGCAAATGGGTGAAAGCATGATTTCGCTTTCGCAACGGCGCAACGTAAAGATCATCCGAGCCTTTATGGACTTCGCCCAGCGCGCGCTGGAAGAAAAAAGCCCCGCCGCCGATACCTGA
- a CDS encoding 2-aminoethylphosphonate--pyruvate transaminase yields MTPSHPKIEQPRLGEPYLLTPGPLTTSYAVKEAMLRDWGSWDDDFRAMTREVRSSLLDLLGEGADAFDCVPMQGSGSFSVEAMLASFIPPEGKALVLANGAYGQRSAQTLQYLGRDHIVLDKGDYLPPRGDEVARILADDPAITHVVAIHCETSSGILNPVEEISEATYAAGRKLLIDSMSAFGAIELRPTDIRYDAMVSSANKCIEGVPGFGFIVARKSELEAAKGNSHSLSLDVHAQWAHMNKTGQWRFTPPTHVVAAFIEALRAHAAEGGVAGRGARYTRNRDVMVSGMRELGFETLLDSRWLSPIIVTFFCPADEKFVFDQFYNLMKDKGFIIYPGKLTVVDSFRVGCIGQMDEDVMRKVVNAAKESLDEMGVTSAAPPLRALEERAKLAA; encoded by the coding sequence ATGACGCCATCCCATCCAAAAATCGAGCAACCGCGCCTCGGCGAACCATACCTTTTGACACCCGGGCCATTGACGACGTCCTATGCCGTGAAAGAGGCCATGTTGCGCGATTGGGGCAGCTGGGACGACGACTTTCGCGCCATGACCCGGGAAGTACGATCAAGCCTGCTGGACCTGCTTGGTGAGGGCGCTGACGCGTTTGATTGCGTCCCAATGCAGGGCAGCGGATCGTTTTCAGTCGAGGCGATGCTGGCATCCTTCATCCCGCCGGAAGGAAAGGCGCTGGTATTGGCCAATGGCGCCTACGGGCAGCGTTCAGCCCAGACATTGCAGTACCTGGGCCGGGACCATATCGTGCTGGACAAGGGCGATTACCTGCCGCCACGGGGCGACGAGGTTGCGCGTATTCTCGCGGATGACCCGGCCATCACGCATGTTGTTGCCATTCACTGCGAAACCAGCTCGGGTATCTTGAACCCTGTCGAGGAAATATCCGAGGCCACATATGCAGCCGGTCGCAAGCTGTTGATAGACTCGATGTCTGCCTTTGGTGCGATCGAGCTCAGGCCCACAGATATTCGATATGACGCCATGGTATCTTCTGCAAACAAGTGCATCGAGGGCGTTCCGGGCTTTGGGTTCATTGTGGCGCGCAAGAGCGAACTGGAAGCCGCAAAGGGCAACAGTCATTCCCTGTCTCTGGATGTGCACGCCCAGTGGGCGCACATGAACAAGACCGGTCAATGGCGCTTTACCCCGCCGACGCACGTGGTTGCAGCCTTCATCGAAGCGCTTCGGGCGCACGCTGCTGAAGGCGGCGTTGCCGGCCGCGGCGCACGTTACACCCGCAACCGGGACGTTATGGTTTCGGGGATGCGCGAACTGGGTTTCGAAACACTGCTGGACAGCCGTTGGCTGAGCCCGATCATCGTTACGTTCTTCTGCCCCGCCGACGAGAAGTTCGTATTCGATCAGTTCTATAACCTGATGAAAGACAAAGGGTTCATTATCTACCCGGGTAAGCTGACCGTCGTCGACAGTTTCCGCGTCGGATGTATCGGTCAGATGGACGAAGACGTCATGCGTAAGGTTGTGAACGCAGCAAAAGAATCCCTGGACGAAATGGGCGTTACAAGTGCCGCTCCTCCTCTCCGGGCACTGGAAGAACGCGCCAAGTTGGCCGCTTAA
- the phnA gene encoding phosphonoacetate hydrolase, which translates to MTIQTPVEANERVYPTPKVPAIAICLDGCEPEYLDVAIAKGLMPNLKRMREEGTDRLAHSVIPSFTNPNNLSIATGRPPIVHGICGNYLIDPDSGEEVMMNDVRFLRAPTIFSQFYDAGFRVAMVTAKDKLRALLGAGLKFDEGRAVAFSSERSGETTLAEHGIDNASKWLGMDVPEVYSAELSEFVFAAGVKLLKEFKPDVMYLSTTDYIQHKFAPDQKGALDFYAMFDRYLGELDELGAAIVVTADHGMKPKHLADGSPSVVYVQDLMDEWLGKDAARVILPITDPYVVHHGALGSFATAYLPDGADRDDIIGKLKATNGITHVLTKAEAIEQFELPGDRIGDIVMVSGENICIGTSEHRHDLAALKEPLRSHGGLTEQEVPFIVNRVIDLPNQPVLRNFDAFFYATTAAAQ; encoded by the coding sequence ATGACTATCCAAACTCCTGTCGAAGCAAATGAGCGCGTCTATCCGACGCCGAAGGTGCCCGCCATTGCCATCTGCCTTGATGGATGTGAACCTGAATACCTCGATGTCGCGATTGCGAAAGGGCTGATGCCCAACCTCAAGCGAATGCGGGAAGAGGGCACGGACCGGCTGGCACATTCCGTTATCCCGTCGTTCACCAACCCCAACAATCTTTCGATTGCCACCGGGCGTCCTCCAATCGTGCACGGAATCTGTGGCAACTACCTCATCGACCCAGACAGTGGTGAAGAGGTGATGATGAATGATGTCCGCTTCCTGCGTGCGCCGACCATCTTTTCCCAGTTCTACGACGCGGGTTTTCGCGTGGCGATGGTAACCGCCAAGGACAAGCTGCGCGCGCTGTTAGGTGCCGGGCTGAAGTTTGACGAAGGCAGGGCGGTCGCGTTTTCTTCCGAACGGTCGGGTGAAACGACGCTGGCGGAACACGGCATCGACAACGCCAGCAAATGGCTGGGCATGGACGTCCCCGAGGTTTACTCGGCAGAGCTTTCCGAATTTGTCTTTGCCGCTGGCGTCAAGCTGCTGAAAGAGTTCAAGCCCGACGTGATGTATTTGTCGACCACCGACTATATCCAGCACAAGTTTGCACCCGATCAAAAAGGCGCACTCGATTTCTATGCCATGTTCGACCGGTATCTTGGCGAACTGGATGAATTGGGTGCGGCCATCGTGGTGACCGCGGATCACGGCATGAAGCCCAAGCATTTGGCGGATGGATCGCCCTCTGTAGTTTACGTGCAGGACCTGATGGACGAATGGCTGGGCAAGGACGCGGCACGGGTCATCCTTCCGATTACCGATCCATACGTCGTGCATCATGGCGCGTTGGGTTCCTTCGCAACCGCCTATTTGCCTGACGGAGCAGACCGGGACGACATCATCGGCAAGCTCAAGGCGACCAACGGCATTACGCACGTGCTGACCAAGGCCGAAGCGATCGAGCAATTCGAATTGCCAGGCGACCGCATTGGCGACATCGTGATGGTTTCCGGCGAAAACATCTGTATCGGCACGTCCGAGCATCGCCATGATCTGGCAGCGCTCAAAGAACCGTTGCGCAGCCATGGCGGTTTGACCGAACAGGAAGTTCCCTTCATCGTGAACCGCGTCATCGACCTGCCGAACCAACCCGTGCTGCGCAATTTCGATGCCTTCTTTTACGCAACAACAGCGGCGGCACAGTAA
- the phnY gene encoding phosphonoacetaldehyde dehydrogenase — protein sequence MSKIEVRNEGMRIGGEIVFTDDTVPVLYPYTNEVVGHVPAGKAEHARRAFEIAANYKPKLTRYERSQILQRAGELIGEKRDYLAKWLTLELGICHQHAIYETKRAQDVYQFAAAEALKDDGEIFSCDLTHNGKARKIFTTREPVKAISAITPFNHPLNMVSHKIAPSIATNNCMVCKPTELTPLTALTLADILYEAGLPPEMFQVVTGWPGDIGDEMITNEHIDIITFTGGVPVGKMIAEKGVYKRQALELGGNDPLIVLNDLTEADLDKAATIAVAGATGNSGQRCTAVKRILVQESVADKFVPLVLEKAKKIKFGDPQDPETELGCVIHDKAAEIFENRVLQAEKEGAEILYHPGRQGALLPPIVVDKVPHDSELVMEETFGPIVPIVRVPDNDEEVMAISNGTEFGLSSGVCTNDLNRAIAFINGLNVGTCNIWEQPGYRIEMSPFGGIKDSGNGVKEGVIEAMKFFTNVKTYSLPWPN from the coding sequence ATGTCGAAAATCGAAGTACGTAACGAGGGAATGCGGATCGGTGGCGAGATTGTCTTTACCGACGACACTGTTCCCGTTCTCTACCCGTACACCAACGAAGTCGTGGGTCACGTACCAGCCGGTAAAGCCGAACATGCGCGCCGGGCTTTTGAGATTGCGGCGAATTACAAACCCAAGCTGACCCGATACGAGCGCAGCCAAATCCTGCAACGGGCGGGCGAGTTGATCGGCGAAAAGCGCGACTATCTTGCGAAATGGCTGACGCTGGAGTTGGGGATCTGTCACCAGCATGCGATCTACGAAACCAAACGCGCGCAGGACGTGTATCAATTCGCGGCGGCCGAGGCACTGAAGGATGATGGTGAGATCTTTTCCTGCGACCTGACCCATAACGGAAAGGCCCGCAAGATTTTCACCACCCGAGAGCCGGTGAAAGCAATCAGTGCGATCACGCCGTTCAATCACCCGCTGAACATGGTCAGCCACAAGATCGCGCCGTCGATTGCCACCAACAATTGCATGGTTTGCAAACCGACTGAACTGACGCCGCTGACCGCATTGACACTGGCTGACATTCTCTATGAGGCAGGCTTGCCGCCCGAGATGTTCCAGGTCGTGACAGGTTGGCCCGGCGACATTGGCGACGAGATGATCACCAATGAACACATCGATATCATCACCTTTACCGGCGGTGTGCCCGTGGGCAAGATGATCGCCGAAAAAGGCGTCTACAAGCGTCAGGCGCTGGAACTTGGCGGCAACGACCCTCTGATCGTTCTGAATGACCTCACTGAGGCCGATTTGGACAAGGCGGCAACAATTGCCGTGGCGGGGGCTACAGGAAACTCCGGTCAGCGTTGCACGGCGGTCAAGCGCATACTCGTGCAGGAAAGTGTGGCCGACAAGTTTGTGCCGCTGGTTCTTGAGAAGGCGAAGAAGATCAAGTTCGGCGATCCGCAAGACCCGGAAACCGAACTGGGATGCGTGATCCATGACAAGGCCGCCGAGATTTTTGAAAACCGTGTTCTTCAGGCGGAAAAAGAGGGGGCTGAAATTCTGTACCACCCCGGCCGTCAGGGTGCGCTGCTGCCGCCTATCGTGGTCGACAAAGTGCCCCATGACAGCGAATTGGTGATGGAGGAAACCTTTGGTCCTATCGTGCCGATCGTTCGCGTGCCGGACAACGACGAAGAGGTGATGGCAATTTCAAACGGCACCGAGTTTGGCCTGTCTTCGGGTGTCTGCACAAACGATCTGAACCGGGCGATTGCTTTCATCAACGGGTTGAACGTCGGCACCTGCAACATCTGGGAACAGCCGGGCTATCGCATTGAAATGTCGCCCTTTGGCGGCATCAAGGACAGTGGAAACGGGGTGAAGGAAGGCGTCATCGAAGCAATGAAGTTTTTCACCAACGTCAAAACCTATTCGTTGCCGTGGCCTAACTAA